The DNA region CGCCAGCGAGAACCCCTCCTCCGGGACGAGCGAGGTGCCGGTCAGGAGGACCGCCGACTCCGGGACGGTGTTGTGCCGGCGGAGGTACGAGACCAGTTCCTCGCAGGTCCGGACCATCTCGCCCGTCGACGTCTCGCCCTCGTAGACCGTCTCGCCGTCGCGCTCGACGGTCATCGTCATCGCGAGGTCGTGAGGATCGCCGACGGACTCGGGCGTCGCCACACAGGGTCCCAGCGAACAGCAGCGGTCGTACACCTTCGCCTGTGGGAGGTAGAGGGGATTCTGCCCCTCGATGGAGCGGCTGCTCACGTCGTTGCCGACGGTGTAGCCGACGATCTCGCCCTCGTAGAGGACGACCCCCAGCTCCGGCTCCGGGACGTTCCACTCGGAGTCGCCGCGAACGCCGACGGCCTCGCCGGGACCGACCACCCGGTCCCAGGTCGCCTTGAAGAACACCTCGGGGCGGTCGGCCCCGTAGACGTCGAGGTACATCTCCGGCATCCCGCTCTCGGCCTCGCGGGCCTGCTCGCTGATCTCGTAGGTGACGCCGGCGGCCCACACCTCGTCGACGAGCGTCGGGACCCCGACGGCCGACGGTGTAGGTACGGACACCGACTCGGCCGTGTCGAGGAGGTCGCCGGCCACTTCGTCGACGGTGCTGTCGCTCACGTCCGCGACGTACGCGAGGTCCTCGAATGCGGTCACGTTGGGCCGCGCAGTCGTGAGGTCGTAGGCGTCGGCCCCGTCACGGGCGAGGAGGCGGGGACCGTCGGCTCCGACCGTGCGATAGTATCGCATACCCTCTACTGCTACAGGCAGCGACTTGTCGGTTCCGGTGCTCGTCCCAAAGCTTCTCGTAAGTCGGGCGTGTCGATACGGCTGATGACGGACACCTACCACAACTACGTGAACGGCGAGTGGGTCGCCGCCGAGACCGGCGACACCTTCGAGGTCCGGAACCCCGCCGACCGATCCGACGTCGTCGGCCAGTTCCAGCAGTCCGGGACCGCCGACGCCGAGGCCGCGGTCGAGGCCGCCGACGCTGCGAGCGAGGACTGGGCCGGCACACCCGGTCCCGAGCGCGGGCGGATCCTGCGGGCGGCGGGCCAGCGCCTCGCGGAGCGGAAGGACGAACTCACGGAGACGCTCGTCCGCGAGGAGGGGAAGGCCCGCCCCGAGGCCGCCGGCGAGGTACAGCGCGCCGTCGACATCTTCGCCTACTACGCGGCGAAAGCCAGCGACGTCGGCGGAACGGTGAAGGCCTCCAGCAGCGAGGACACGCGGCTGTACACGGTGAACGAACCGGTGGGCGTCGCGGGCCTGATCACCCCCTGGAACTACCCCATCGCCATCCCGGCCTGGAAGATCGCGCCGGCGCTGGCGACCGGGAACACGATCGTGTTCAAGCCCGCCTCACAGGCCCCCGACGTCTCGCGGAAGCTCGTGGAGTGTCTCGACGAGGCCGGCCTGCCGGACGGCGTCCTCAACTACGTCACCGGCCCCGGGAGCGAGGTCGGCAAGACCTTCTCGACCCACGAGGCCGTCGACGCGGTCTCGTTCACCGGCAGTTCGGCCGTCGGCGACACCGTCGGCCAGCAGGCCAACGAGACGGGCAAGCGCGTCCAGCTGGAGATGGGCGGCAAGAACCCCGCCGTCGTGATGCCCAGCGCCGACGTCGACGAGGCCGTGGACATCGCCGCGAGCGGTGCCTTCGGCGTCACCGGCCAGGCCTGTACGGCCACGTCGCGGGCCATCGTCCACGAGGACGTCTACGACGAGTTCGTCGAGGGCGTCGTCGCGGCGGCCGAGGAGATCGAGGTCGGCCCGGGCCTAGACGGTGCCGAGATGGGGCCACAGGTCAGCGAGAGCGAGCTCGACAGCACGCTGGAGTACGTCGACGTCGGCGTCGACGAGGGGGCGACCCTGGAGACCGGCGGCGGCGAGGTCGACGCCGGCGACGGGTTCTTCGTCGAGCCGGCGGTGTTCTCCGGCGTCGAACCAGACATGCGCATCGCCCAGGAGGAGATCTTCGGGCCGGTGCTCGCGGTCATCCCGGTCGGGAGCTACGAGGAGGCCGTCGAGGTCGCCAACGGCGTCCGGTACGGCCTCTCGGCCAGCATCGTCACGCAGGACCTCTCCGAGGGCAACCGGTTCGTCGAGGACATCGAGGCCGGCGTCGTCAAGGTCAACGAGAAGACGACCGGGCTGGAGCTGCACGTCCCCTTCGGCGGGATGAAAGACTCCTCCAGCGAGACCTACCGCGAGCAGGGCGACGCGGGGCTGGACTTCTACACCATCTCGAAGACCGTGTACATGAACTACTGACCGCCGTTTCTCACTGTTCGTACCAGACTTCGAGAATACCAATTCAGCGTATCTTTCTCGCGGCTGTCCCCCGGACCGTCCGATATCGAGTCGTCCGATCACCCGGACAGCGGGTCGTCCGACCAGCGGACGAGGCCACGGTCCCTCGGCACCAGAGTCTGTTTCGACCCGACCGAGTCGCTCCGAGACATCACACGCAGTAGGTGTAGAGATAGGCCGGAGCAGCACGTTCAGCTGTTGACTCGGGAGAGATGCGGGGAGCGAACGGGGGACGATCGAATCGGTTGCTGTGCGTTTCGTCGTTCGGTGCGGCCGCCGACTTCGGCGTTCGGCGGGGCCGTCGATCTCGGCCACCGACGGTATCGTGCATCCGCAGGTGGTTCGGCATCCGCGCGTGGTCCTGATTTCGAAGAGTTGTAGTTCTTCTTAATCTCATCCAGATGTGACAGTAATCGTATCTATTCTGGGGCGCGGATCCCTACCGCCGTGTCGGTCGGTCCGTCACTGCCGTCTCATTCGGTTGTAGTTCCCTTGTCGTCTCCTTCGATTGTGGTTCGTCCCTGTCGTCTCGTTCGGTCGCGGTCAGCAACTGCCGTACCGCTCGGTCGTGGGATCGGCGAGGGAACCCCGTGTTCGAGGGGCGACGAAAACCGCGCCCGTTCAGGAGCCGACATCCGACAGTAGTATAGCTATAAAGTATAGTTCATCTGTCCAGCGAGCCGTAGTCACGAACCTCCCGACGCCGTGGCGCGAAGAGCGCGGCCGTCCGATAGATTTTAACCAACAAAACTACGTTTCGCCGGCTACTGTTGGTTAACACGAACCGATGTCCGACGATCCACCGCGACCGCCGAGCGACCTCCCCGCCGAGGTCGTCGACGCACTCGACGACTGTTCGCCCGAGCGCCTCGCACAGATCGCGACGTACGCCGAGGAACTGGCCGAGTATCGAGAGCGTGAAGCCCGTCCGACGGGCGACGGGGATCGAACCGGGACGGACCGGGA from Haloarcula litorea includes:
- a CDS encoding fumarylacetoacetate hydrolase family protein codes for the protein MRYYRTVGADGPRLLARDGADAYDLTTARPNVTAFEDLAYVADVSDSTVDEVAGDLLDTAESVSVPTPSAVGVPTLVDEVWAAGVTYEISEQAREAESGMPEMYLDVYGADRPEVFFKATWDRVVGPGEAVGVRGDSEWNVPEPELGVVLYEGEIVGYTVGNDVSSRSIEGQNPLYLPQAKVYDRCCSLGPCVATPESVGDPHDLAMTMTVERDGETVYEGETSTGEMVRTCEELVSYLRRHNTVPESAVLLTGTSLVPEEGFSLAAGDEVHIDIENVGSLANGVATV
- a CDS encoding aldehyde dehydrogenase family protein, translating into MTDTYHNYVNGEWVAAETGDTFEVRNPADRSDVVGQFQQSGTADAEAAVEAADAASEDWAGTPGPERGRILRAAGQRLAERKDELTETLVREEGKARPEAAGEVQRAVDIFAYYAAKASDVGGTVKASSSEDTRLYTVNEPVGVAGLITPWNYPIAIPAWKIAPALATGNTIVFKPASQAPDVSRKLVECLDEAGLPDGVLNYVTGPGSEVGKTFSTHEAVDAVSFTGSSAVGDTVGQQANETGKRVQLEMGGKNPAVVMPSADVDEAVDIAASGAFGVTGQACTATSRAIVHEDVYDEFVEGVVAAAEEIEVGPGLDGAEMGPQVSESELDSTLEYVDVGVDEGATLETGGGEVDAGDGFFVEPAVFSGVEPDMRIAQEEIFGPVLAVIPVGSYEEAVEVANGVRYGLSASIVTQDLSEGNRFVEDIEAGVVKVNEKTTGLELHVPFGGMKDSSSETYREQGDAGLDFYTISKTVYMNY